From one Pararge aegeria chromosome 21, ilParAegt1.1, whole genome shotgun sequence genomic stretch:
- the LOC120633409 gene encoding uncharacterized protein LOC120633409, with the protein MYSLINSNFNKTYNPRSKQNILCDIKRLLTSRDTAAQNKACGYLIEVISKYNYNSNERSSIVRYLLDNDITVFLCEATSNLDFSLFRSVLQCIRLLWREICFFSEEHAAHSMAAVTRALVHYTATGAFNAMDACLHFICDLLNGVKSNRTTSPLSYQSAYSTEQLLACFTTLADRIRGKANSILSSALVLHALISYQPAELDLKGSVANGLADVLEKWFELLISGLHHIVLAGVGGEMGMMLITTCELGMDILRLIRVLEKSKEPMDFIHKILIDDQEISALKQCSSKLRRTILHAMNQLVLFIKDNLDTVGTEEYSVFLKLLLNFMYENVNTDVLPEFCDILFSKGYLIMLPKTQIIRNDTMVRKVSTQVIGEMLKILAAKYLTVKDNDNIDTCKDIHMGLVELQYGIEIPQNIGLQLQKNQPYGLLIYIYFYCQSSENPEESTAPLLPFLIEHILRLPKAVKPPGYIIKALWLVFAMSTVSNGSLATLEQRIYLEKATDRFVAMLHPDPDIYYTHNPAILFWAFTSCRISNSIRLRVLSQWFKTENTLPEDLIQSAVWELLLNVLIQSKDNTVVTNCMEALNICIERGDETAKEEFSTLIWSMLPEVLSYSLINCNEIETNICYILDVAIAELPSRMDQSVCLKVAVLITTLYSKNTVDAKDVNLKYHFEFVCLKLCLLLLDVSIKQNDDKVLLTYINRTGFLPCVLSATNSSDDKVACTSLQLLTCIIFYFTKNNYKPKLVLELQTDLIIKSLRQDSENERGTSLLQLIHLILSSGPNTPIVLTYDLTEQPSQIQQCKALRALMFRIQLMLCCRDSKNQSSGGWKTLNSIFKHAILYKNDSNLVASLTSQPWTHTLIRFQLTQNITQEFLAFAQNWLNLLKITIKKGKEGTNYHISKYSLIAKTLNMLKNNLNEEESKETSKNVLGIVNEILEL; encoded by the exons ATGTACAGTTTAATTAACTCTAACTTCAACAAAACGTATAATCCCAgaagtaaacaaaatattttatgcgACATAAAACGCTTGTTAACATCTCGAGACACGGCAGCTCAAAACAAAGCCTGCGGTTATCTAATCGAAGTTATAAGCAAGTACAACTATAATTCTAACGAAAGAAGTAGCATAGTTCGATATTTATTAGACAATGATATAACGGTATTTCTATGTGAAGCAACTTCAAATTTGGATTTTTCACTATTTCG ATCTGTTCTCCAATGCATCCGTCTACTGTGGCgcgaaatttgttttttttctgaagAGCACGCAGCACACTCCATGGCCGCGGTAACTCGTGCATTAGTACACTACACCGCTACCGGCGCTTTTAACGCTATGGACGCTTGCCTGCATTTTATCTGCGATCTATTAAATGG AGTGAAATCGAATAGAACCACTTCCCCTCTATCTTACCAAAGCGCTTACAGCACCGAACAGCTCTTAGCCTGTTTCACAACATTAGCTGACAGAATAAGAGGCAAAGCCAACTCCATATTATCCAGCGCTTTAGTGCTGCACGCGTTAATATCGTACCAACCAGCTGAATTAGATCTGAAGGGGAGTGTAGCTAATGGACTTGCGGATGTCTTGGAAAAGTGGTTTGAACTGCTCATAAGCGGACTCCATCATATAGTATTAGCAGGAGTTGGTGGCGAAATGGGTATGATGCTGATTACCACTTGTGAACTTGGGATGGATATATTGAG GCTCATACGAGTTCTTGAGAAAAGCAAAGAACCTATGGACTTTATCCACAAGATATTAATAGATGATCAAGAGATTAGCGCACTAAAGCAATGTTCTTCAAAACTGAGACGTACGATCTTACATGCTATGAACCAGCTCGTTCTATTTATAAAG gaTAACCTAGATACAGTAGGAACAGAGGAGTACAGTGTATTCCTAAAACTTTTGCTGAATTTCATGTACGAAAATGTGAATACTGACGTATTACCTGAGTTTTGTGACATTTTATTTTCCAAAGGATACCTTATAATGTTGCCAAAGACACAAATCATAAG AAATGATACGATGGTTCGTAAAGTGAGCACTCAGGTTATAGGTGAAATGCTCAAAATATTAGCTGCTAAATATTTAACTGTCAAGGACAATGATAATATTGACACTTGCAAAGATATTCAC atGGGTTTAGTGGAGTTGCAATATGGAATTGAAATACCGCAAAATATAGGATTACAACTACAGAAGAACCAACCTTACGGCTTgctgatttatatttatttctattgccAATCTTCAgagaa tCCTGAAGAATCCACGGCGCCTTTGCTACCTTTTTTAATCGAGCATATTTTGAGACTGCCAAAGGCCGTGAAACCTCCTGGATACATAATAAAAGCACTGTGGCTAGTTTTTGCT ATGTCTACAGTATCAAACGGCTCATTGGCTACATTAGAGCAAAGAATTTATTTAGAGAAGGCGACGGATCGTTTCGTGGCGATGTTGCATCCAGATCCCGACATTTATTACACCCACAACCCTGCTATATTGTTTTGGGCTTTCACCTCTTGTAGGATATCTAATTCTATCAGATTACGTGTT CTATCGCAGTGGTTCAAAACAGAGAATACTCTACCGGAAGATTTAATACAATCAGCAGTCTGGGAGTTACTTCTAAACGTTCTGATACAAAGTAAAGACAACACAGTCGTTACAAATTGTATGGAAGCTCTTAATATTTGTATTGAAAGAGGCGATGAAACGGCCAAGGAGGAATTCTCAACTTTAATTTGGTCGATGTTACCTGAAGTACTGTCTTACAGTTTGATTAATTGTAATGAAATAG AGACAAATATTTGCTATATCTTAGACGTAGCAATTGCTGAACTACCCTCAAGAATGGATCAATCCGTGTGTCTCAAAGTTGCTGTACTTATAACGACGTTGTATTCCAAAAACACAGTAGATGCTAAAGATGTTAATTTGAAATATCACTTTGAATTTGTATGCTTGAAGTTATGTTTACTACTTCTAGATGTATCCATAAAGCAAAATGACGACAAAG ttttgctTACATATATAAATCGCACCGGTTTTCTACCTTGTGTTTTATCAGCTACCAATAGTTCAGATGACAAAGTCGCATGTACATCTTTGCAGCTACTTACTTGTATTATCTTCTATTTCACCAAGAACAACTACAAA CCAAAATTAGTTCTTGAATTGCAAACTGATCTCATAATAAAGTCTCTACGTCAAGACAGTGAAAATGAACGTGGCACTTCTTTATTGCAACTCATACACCTAATCCTTAGCTCAGGACCAAATACACCGATAGTCCTAACTTACGATTTAACGGAGCAGCCTTCACAGATACAGCAATGTAAAGCTTTGAGGGCGCTTATGTTTAGAATACAGCTAATGCTGTGTTGTCGG GACTCCAAAAACCAATCATCGGGTGGCTGGAAAACGTTGAACTCAATCTTCAAACATGCGATTCTATACAAAAATGATTCGAATTTGGTAGCATCACTAACTTCTCAGCCGTGGACCCACACCCTAATCCGATTTCAACTAACGCAGAATATAACGCAGGAGTTCCTCGCATTTGCTCAAAATTGGCTGAATTTACTAAAGATTACCATAAAGAAGGGCAAAGAAGGGACGAATTACCACATTTCGAAATACAGCCTCATAGCAAAAACTCTGAACatgttgaaaaataatttgaatgaaGAAGAATCAAAAGAAACGAGCAAAAATGTACTTGGAATCGTTAATGAAATTTTGGAACTCTAA